Proteins co-encoded in one Salvelinus sp. IW2-2015 linkage group LG17, ASM291031v2, whole genome shotgun sequence genomic window:
- the enosf1 gene encoding mitochondrial enolase superfamily member 1 codes for MPKKIIRLTVRDVRFPTSLEQHGSDAMHTDPDYSVAYVVIETDQGMQGYGLTFTVGRGTEIVVCAVEALSALVVGKSLEEIVSDFXGFYRLLTSDGQMRWIGPEKGVIQLATAAVLNAVWDLWARSEGKPLWKLLVDMDPSKLISCIDFRYITDALTEQEALDILVKAQTGKQQRVDQMLKEGYPAYTTSCAWLGYSDQLLKQLCTDALNDGWTKFKVKVGADLEDDIRRCSLIRQMIGPHNTLMIDANQRWDVGEAIXWVTRLAEYKPLWIEEPTSPDDILGHATISKALAPLGIGVATGEQCHNRVMFKQFLQASALQFVQIDSCRLGSVNENLAVLLMAHKFKVPVCPHAGGVGLCELVQHLILFDYISVSASLDNRMCEFVDHLHQHFKSPVVIQNAHYMPPKDPGYSCEMLESSVQTHQYPQGQVWKKLQ; via the exons ATGCCTAAAAAGATTATAAGGTTGACTGTYCGCGATGTCAGATTTCCAACGTCTTTGGAGCAACATGGTTCAGACGCAATG CACACCGACCCGGACTACTCTGTCGCCTATGTTGTCATCGAAACTGATCAAGGAATGCAAGGATATGGGTTGACTTTTACTGTGGGGAGAGGCACAGAAATTG TTGTGTGCGCTGTGGAAGCCCTGTCAGCCCTAGTTGTGGGGAAATCTCTAGAGGAGATTGTGAGTGACTTCCRTGGATTTTACCGTCTCCTCACCAGCGATGGACAGATGCGATGG ATTGGACCAGAGAAAGGAGTCATTCAGTTGGCCACTGCGGCGGTCTTGAATGCAGTATGGGACCTCTGGGCACGGTCCGAGGGCAAG CCACTGTGGAAGCTGCTTGTTGACATG GACCCCAGCAAGCTCATCTCATGCATCGACTTCAGATATATCACTGATGCCCTTACTGAACAAGAGGCCCTTG ATATACTTGTGAAAGCTCAGACGGGGAAGCAGCAGAGAG TGGACCAGATGCTGAAGGAGGGTTATCCTGCCTATACCACCTCCTGTGCCTGGCTAGGATACTCCGACCAGCTGCTGAAACAG CTGTGCACCGATGCACTAAATGATGGATGGACCAAGTTCAAAGTGAAGGTGGGGGCTGACCTAGAGGATGACATTCGCCGGTGCAGTCTCATACGGCAGATGATTGGACCCCACAACACACTG ATGATTGATGCTAACCAAAGGTGGGACGTAGGCGAGGCCATAAYCTGGGTGACCAGGCTGGCTGAGTACAAACCCCTGTGGATCGAAGAGCCCACCTCCCCTGACGATATCCTGGGACATGCTACCATCTCCAAG GCCTTGGCTCCGCTTGGCATTGGAGTGGCCACAGGAGAACAG TGCCATAATCGAGTGATGTTCAAGCAGTTCCTCCAGGCGTCAGCGTTGCAGTTTGTCCAGATTGACAGCTGTAGACTGGGCAGTGTCAACGAGAACCTAGCCGTGCTGCTCATGGCCCACAAGTTCAAGG TGCCTGTGTGTCCTCATGCTGGAGGTGTTGGACTGTGTGAGCTGGTTCAGCACCTGATTCTCTTTGACTACATCTCTGTGTCTGCCAGTCTTGACAACCG GATGTGTGAATTTGTGGACCACCTCCATCAGCACTTCAAAAGCCCTGTTGTGATTCAGAACGCCCACTACATGCCTCCCAAG GATCCAGGCTACTCCTGTGAGATGTTGGAGTCGTCAGTGCAGACACACCAGTACCCTCAGGGGCAAGTGTGGAAGAAGCTCCAGTGA